From the genome of Oncorhynchus tshawytscha isolate Ot180627B linkage group LG31, Otsh_v2.0, whole genome shotgun sequence, one region includes:
- the LOC112230009 gene encoding zinc finger protein 687b isoform X2 produces the protein MRGMASTKGPLALLGLSAAGPSSLAGEAEINLTAARRFGPGMGDMKTPDFDDLLAAFDIPDIDAKEAIQSADEGDGPGGAPLGKPDGGVGVGPSLRPASPTDPQADTPIVSVIVKNCVRPDIDGGDEDTDQNTMDSIAGVAMGPRLGVCAPDIAESEPLNHNGFGAAGITTPLTQAQAQSNGDPWSVSTPKTEGGGGGAGSTKSVKQVGNIFNRLKPLMAQGSGDPVGRARKMQLLQQQHTRQEAGKEASLSSSSSVVSASLVSGVSAGLSSPFFPPSKPLLPSPPTTLSSYPLHSSQPFNGAPKAGPTLCPRDSEGVDSDPDLGPPLLIQEPPGSPSRTPPKLTRRFRSSAGSSDSTHPMASSAAHPKPGDTPSGCRVTSTAQSGSTKSLPQEDKHPEHVIEERDSPESPEPEIPISAAPVTAKRCSSPAVASTPPPSDLQEPEEEMELENGIEKAMDGKADFGEEEGARTGEENMGVDDGKSTPPTTESCTSTPGGPAAPARPLKVRIKTIKTSTGGITRTVTRVAPKAGAAGAKGLEPSKAPPGVRKTPVNRAWKPDTPSGRMAPSQSQKAKSLNTLPVSTLAASSAMLAAATKAQNKMAASSDSDKAKVSATAVSITKSAALPATPSVASSPKFSVATVGMSVRPVGAKTSNGGSASVLAGTHQPNKPASIVNSTGAVISRSQSSLVEAFNKILNSKNLLPSYKPDLSAAPPPEWGLPLPAMGYRCLECGDAFALERSLARHYDRRSLRIEVTCNHCAKRLAFFNKCSLLLHAREHKERGLVMQCSHLVMRPVTVEQMIGKQDTTPIISSPSTTSRAPAVSSSSSPLKDTQSPSAAQLRPVRRAPQIPQVLMPLPSKKGEVLQYHNFKCPECQAQFSGKAELVAHFQQIRATPNSTCMLCSPPMMLPNWCSVSAHQRIHKHRAPHVCPECGGIARQASFQTHLEEACLHFARRIGYRCSSCQVVFGGLNSIKSHIQTAHCEVFHKCPSCPMAFKSAPSAQGHISTQHPTLTGGQAKLIYKCVMCDTVFTQKPLLYMHFDTHLAKQKVHVFKCPDCTKLYAQKGSMMEHIKTAHRRQSVKQEGQSNASAPTNPSAPSLPKSKPSVKKDNSDGEDWGRDQEEEEGEEEGGEDYEEPENQSSSMEVGSHRGTISEWSCQQCQKTFTQSDDYISHMKTEHGKTMKKFPCCVCESSFSTSSSLRRHVRVIHEGNKRVFHCQYCTEGKRTFSSRLILEKHIQVHHHRVRATDGQIRKRSVPGKGPGSSSELDGEGGPPGDEEGGGTDSREATEGCEEGSIPVKKTRASALPEPEEDDNVFRCVPCGFATEDGAEFQRHIPQHRADAASFQCLQCGVCFASAGSLGRHRFITHRVRDPQGESHHRPPRTPSSPDGLPSSPQDGEDGKGKMSCRVCSRRFDRASDLNTHLRTHGMAFITAHKTDKPQ, from the exons ATGCGTGGGATGGCCTCCACTAAAGGACCCCTCGCTCTGCTTGGGCTCAGCGCGGCCGGGCCATCTAGCCTGGCGGGGGAAGCCGAAATAAACTTAACAGCTGCGAGAC GGTTTGGTCCCGGCATGGGGGACATGAAGACCCCAGATTTCGATGACCTATTGGCAGCATTTGACATTCCTGACATCGATGCTAAAGAGGCCATCCAGTCTGCTGATGAGGGTGACGGGCCAGGCGGTGCACCTCTGGGAAAGCCGGACGGTGGGGTTGGTGTAGGGCCATCTCTGAGACCAGCTAGCCCCACGGACCCACAGGCTGACACCCCTATTGTCAGCGTTATCGTAAAGAACTGTGTACGACCTGACATTGATGGAGGGGATGAGGACACAGACCAGAACACTATGGACAGCATTGCCGGGGTCGCTATGGGTCCACGGCTCGGTGTCTGTGCCCCAGACATAGCGGAATCTGAACCACTCAATCACAATGGGTTTGGGGCTGCTGGTATAACTACGCCCCTAACCCAGGCTCAGGCCCAATCTAATGGGGATCCGTGGTCAGTGTCTACCCCCAAAACGGAGGGTGGAGGAGGCGGTGCTGGATCAACTAAATCGGTCAAGCAGGTTGGCAATATATTCAACAGACTGAAGCCTCTCATGGCGCAAGGGTCGGGAGACCCTGTAGGGAGGGCGAGGAAGatgcagctcctacagcagcagcaCACACGGCAAGAGGCAGGCAAAGAAGCTTCGttatcctcctcttcatctgttgTGTCTGCGTCTCTTGTCTCAGGAGTGTCAGCaggactgtcctctcctttcttcccgcCTTCCAAGCCTCTGCTCCCGTCCCCGCCAACCACCCTCTCCTCATACCCGTTGCACTCATCTCAGCCGTTTAACGGGGCACCTAAAGCCGGCCCGACATTGTGTCCCAGAGACTCAGAGGGGGTTGATTCCGATCCGGACCTAGGGCCCCCGCTGCTGATCCAGGAACCCCCTGGCTCCCCCTCCCGCACCCCTCCCAAACTGACCCGTCGTTTTAGGTCCTCTGCTGGCAGCTCTGACTCCACCCATCCCATGGCCTCATCGGCAGCTCACCCCAAACCAGGGGACACTCCCTCGGGCTGTAGAGTGACCTCAACCGCCCAGTCAGGCTCCACCAAGAGTCTACCACAGGAAGACAAACACCCAGAGCATGTTATAGAAGAGCGAGACTCACCTGAAAGTCCTGAGCCAGAAATACCCATATCGGCTGCACCAGTAACCGCCAAGAGGTGCTCCAGCCCTGCAGTAGCCTCCACACCACCACCCTCAGACCTTCAGGAGCctgaggaggagatggagttGGAAAATGGAATAGAGAAGGCTATGGATGGAAAGGCAGATTTTGGAGAGGAAGAGGGTgcaagaacaggagaggagaataTGGGAGTGGATGATGGCAAGTCTACACCTCCAACCACTGAAAGTTGCACCTCAACTCCAGGAGGGCCTGCTGCTCCTGCCCGGCCCCTCAAAGTGCGGATAAAGACCATCAAAACCTCCACTGGTGGAATCACCAGAACTGTTACCAGAGTTGCACCCAAAGCAGGTGCTGCTGGAGCCAAGGGTTTGGAGCCCAGCAAAGCTCCACCAGGGGTGCGGAAGACCCCAGTCAACAGGGCCTGGAAACCTGACACTCCCTCTGGTCGTATGGCACCCTCCCAGTCACAGAAAGCAAAGAGTCTCAACACACTACCCGTGTCTACACTAGCAGCCAGTAGTGCTATGCTAGCCGCTGCAACCAAGGCTCAGAACAAGATGGCTGCCTCCTCGGACTCGGACAAGGCCAAGGTATCTGCCACTGCTGTTAGCATCACTAAATCTGCTGCCCTGCCTGCCACTCCCTCGGTTGCCTCCTCTCCGAAGTTCTCAGTAGCCACCGTTGGGATGAGTGTACGTCCTGTTGGTGCTAAAACGTCTAACGGGGGCAGCGCCAGCGTCCTAGCCGGTACTCACCAGCCAAACAAGCCTGCCTCCATTGTGAACAGCACGGGCGCCGTCATTTCCCGCAGCCAGTCTAGCCTGGTGGAGGCCTTCAACAAGATCCTCAACAGCAAGAACCTGCTGCCCAGTTATAAGCCTGACCTCTCGGCGGCTCCGCCCCCAGAGTGGGGGCTCCCTCTGCCTGCCATGGGCTACCGCTGTCTAGAATGTGGCGATGCCTTCGCCTTGGAGCGCAGCCTGGCTCGCCACTATGACAGGCGCTCGCTGCGCATCGAGGTGACCTGCAACCACTGTGCCAAGCGGCTGGCCTTTTTCAACAAGTGCAGCCTGCTGCTCCACGCCAGGGAGCATAAGGAACGAGGGCTGGTAATGCAGTGCTCTCACCTCGTCATGAGGCCCGTCACCGTGGAGCAGATGATTGGCAAGCAGGACACCACACCCATCA tctcctccccctccaccacgTCCAGAGCCCCCGCAGTGTCATCCAGTTCCAGCCCACTGAAGgacacacagtctccctctgcAGCCCAGCTGAGACCGGTCCGCCGTGCGCCCCAGATCCCCCAGGTGCTGATGCCCCTCCCCAGCAAGAAGGGAGAGGTGCTGCAGTACCACAACTTCAAGTGTCCTGAGTGCCAGGCCCAGTTCTCTGGCAAGGCCGAGCTGGTCGCCCACTTCCAGCAGATCAGAGCTACCCCCAACTCG ACCTGTATGCTGTGCTCCCCTCCCATGATGCTGCCTAACTGGTGCAGTGTGTCGGCTCACCAGAGGATTCATAAGCACCGGGCACCCCACGTCTGTCCAGAGTGTGGGGGCATCGCCCGGCAGGCCAGCTTCCAGACCCACCTGGAGGAGGCCTGTCTGCACTTCGCCCGCCGCATTGGATACAG GTGCTCCAGTTGCCAGGTGGTCTTCGGGGGTCTGAACTCCATCAAGTCCCACATCCAGACGGCCCACTGCGAGGTGTTCCACAAGTGCCCCAGCTGCCCTATGGCCTTTAAGTCTGCCCCTAGTGCACAGGGACACATCAGCACCCAGCACCCCACCCTCACCGGGGGACAGGCCAA ATTGATCTAcaagtgtgtgatgtgtgatacAGTTTTTACCCAGAAACCCTTACTGTACATGCATTTTGACACCCACCTGGCCAAGCAGAAAGTGCATGTGTTCAAGTGTCCTGACTGCACCAAACTCTACGCACAGAAAGGTTCCATGATGGAACACATAAAG ACTGCTCACAGAAGGCAGTCAGTCAAACAGGAGGGCCAATCCAATGCCTCTGCCCCCACCAACCcctcagccccctccctcccaaAATCCAAGCCCTCTGTAAAAAAGGACAACTCAGATGGGGAGGACTGGGGCCGAgaccaagaggaggaggaaggagaggaagaggggggtgaGGACTATGAGGAACCTGAGAATCAGTCTAGTTCTATGGAGGTAGGCAGCCATCGTGGGACCATCTCAGAATGGAGCTGCCAGCAATGTCAGAAGACCTTCACACAGAGCGACGACTACATCTCTCACATGAAGACCGAGCACGGAAAG ACTATGAAGAAGTTcccgtgttgtgtgtgtgagagctccttctccacctcttccAGCCTGCGGCGCCATGTACGCGTCATCCACGAGGGCAACAAGAGAGTCTTCCACTGCCA ATATTGCACAGAGGGCAAGCGGACCTTCAGCAGTCGGCTCATACTGGAGAAGCATATCCAGGTCCATCATCACAGGGTCAGAGCCACTGACGGACAG ATCAGGAAGCGTTCAGTCCCGGGTAAGGGCCCAGGCAGCTCATCTGAACTTGACGGGGAGGGGGGGCCACCAGGGGACGAGGAAGGGGGCGGCACGGACAGCAGAGAGGCCACAGAGGGGTGCGAGGAGGGCAGCATTCCTGTGAAGAAAACGCGAGCGTCGGCGCTTCCCGAGCCCGAGGAGGACGACAACGTGTTCCGCTGCGTGCCGTGCGGCTTCGCCACGGAGGACGGCGCCGAATTCCAGCGCCACATCCCGCAGCATCGCGCTGATGCCGCCTCCTTCCAGTGCCTGCAGTGTGGCGTATGCTTCGCCTCGGCTGGCTCCCTGGGACGCCACCGTTTCATCACCCACCGTGTGAGAGATCCTCAGGGGGAGTCACACCACAGGCCACCCCGCACCCCCTCCTCCCCGGACGGCTTACCCTCGTCCCCACAGGACGGAGAGGACGGTAAGGGGAAAATGAGCTGCAGGGTGTGCAGCCGGCGCTTCGACAGGGCCTCCGACCTTAACACCCACTTGAGGACCCACGGCATGGCCTTCATTACCGCCCACAAGACGGACAAGCCccagtag